A genomic stretch from Flavobacterium humidisoli includes:
- a CDS encoding ribulokinase, translating to MKNYVIGLDYGTDSVRAVLIDTENGQELASNVSHYKRWKNKQYCDASINQFRQHPLDHIEGLEITIQNVVKESKVDPSLVKGICIDTTGSSPVPVTKDGTPLALTKGFEENPNAMMVLWKDHTSINEANEINELAVSWGGEDVTKYVGGIYSSEWFWAKILHIARQDEAVRNAAHTWMEHCDLMTYLLIEDKDLKTFKRSRCAAGHKAMWHADWNGLPPVEFLEKLHPYLAQLRGNLYDETYTSDLVAGNLSNEWAERLGLSTETVVAVGTFDAHSGAVGAKIEENTLVRVMGTSTCDILVGSYDEVGTKTVRGICGQVDGSVIPGFIGLEAGQSAFGDLLAWYKELLMWPTEHLLGSSSVLNEEQKEQLREEFSDKLIVELTKEAEKIPVSESLPIALDWINGRRTPDANQELKSAISNLSLGTKAPHIFKALVNAICFGAKKIVDRFEEEGVKIDSVIGIGGVARKSPFIMQTLANVLNKPIKIAASDQTPALGAAIYAAVAAGIYPNVIEASQKIGSDFDGEYFPQTDKVEAYHKLLLGYEKLSAFADPNLKISQHELSL from the coding sequence ATGAAAAATTATGTAATAGGATTGGACTACGGAACAGATTCTGTTCGTGCGGTGCTTATTGATACAGAAAATGGGCAGGAGCTAGCATCAAATGTTTCTCATTACAAAAGATGGAAAAACAAACAATATTGTGACGCTTCTATAAACCAATTTCGTCAGCATCCTTTGGATCATATCGAAGGATTAGAAATTACGATTCAAAACGTTGTAAAAGAAAGTAAAGTAGATCCTTCATTAGTAAAAGGAATTTGTATTGATACAACGGGATCATCTCCAGTTCCAGTTACAAAAGATGGAACGCCATTGGCTTTGACAAAAGGTTTTGAAGAAAATCCGAATGCCATGATGGTATTATGGAAAGATCATACTTCGATTAATGAAGCAAACGAAATCAACGAACTAGCAGTAAGCTGGGGCGGAGAAGACGTGACCAAATACGTTGGAGGAATTTATTCTTCTGAATGGTTTTGGGCAAAAATTCTTCACATTGCAAGACAAGATGAAGCGGTTCGTAATGCAGCGCACACATGGATGGAGCATTGCGATTTAATGACGTATTTGTTAATTGAAGATAAAGATTTAAAAACATTTAAAAGAAGCCGTTGCGCCGCAGGACACAAAGCAATGTGGCATGCAGACTGGAACGGATTACCACCAGTTGAATTCTTAGAAAAATTACATCCGTATTTAGCGCAACTTCGCGGTAATTTATACGATGAAACGTATACATCAGATTTAGTTGCTGGAAATCTAAGCAATGAATGGGCAGAACGTTTAGGGCTTTCAACAGAAACAGTTGTGGCTGTTGGAACTTTCGACGCGCATTCTGGTGCAGTTGGAGCTAAAATCGAAGAAAATACTTTAGTTCGCGTTATGGGAACTTCAACTTGTGATATCCTAGTTGGTTCTTATGATGAAGTGGGAACCAAAACCGTTCGCGGAATCTGCGGACAAGTTGACGGTTCAGTTATTCCAGGCTTTATTGGTTTAGAAGCAGGACAATCTGCTTTTGGAGATTTATTGGCTTGGTACAAAGAACTTTTAATGTGGCCGACAGAACATTTATTAGGTTCTTCATCTGTTTTAAATGAAGAACAAAAAGAACAATTGAGAGAAGAATTCAGCGATAAATTAATTGTTGAATTAACGAAAGAAGCAGAGAAAATTCCAGTTTCAGAAAGTCTTCCAATTGCTTTGGATTGGATTAACGGGCGACGAACTCCAGATGCCAATCAGGAATTAAAAAGCGCTATTTCGAACCTTTCTTTAGGAACAAAAGCACCTCATATTTTCAAAGCTTTAGTTAACGCCATTTGTTTCGGAGCGAAGAAAATTGTTGATCGTTTTGAAGAAGAAGGAGTAAAAATCGACAGCGTAATCGGAATCGGAGGTGTTGCTCGTAAATCGCCTTTTATCATGCAGACTTTGGCTAACGTATTGAACAAGCCAATTAAAATTGCAGCTTCAGACCAGACACCTGCTTTAGGTGCAGCAATTTACGCAGCGGTTGCAGCAGGAATTTATCCAAACGTAATCGAAGCAAGCCAAAAAATAGGAAGCGATTTTGATGGAGAATATTTCCCTCAGACAGATAAAGTTGAAGCGTATCATAAACTGCTTTTAGGATACGAAAAATTAAGTGCTTTTGCAGATCCAAACTTAAAAATATCGCAACATGAGCTCTCTTTATAA
- a CDS encoding glycoside hydrolase family 127 protein, with protein MKKYNLPILPIFISLLILVSCKETKNDVVQNKTSVLKAGYEIEPVNIQNVKLTDSFWLPIIKRVQEVTIEYAIKKCDEEGRFENFLIAGKQKAGKVRGDMPFDDTDVYKIIEGASNTLISAPNPKLERVLDSMIAIVKIGQEPDGYITTWRTINPAKPPAPWVPVIEGKRWESLQISHELYNPGHLIEAAIVHYEATGKTNFLDIAIKAADMLVRTFGDNPGQVKGVPGHQIVETGLIKLYQITGKEDYLKLAKYYLDNRGNPNNHKLYGEYAQDHIPVIQQNEAVGHAVRAVYMYAGMTDIVAMTKDKAYENAVNNLWNNMVNKKMYITGGIGSRHDGEAFGANYELPNLTAYNETCAAIGDVYWNHRLHNLYGKAQYFDVIERTMYNGLISGISLDGKQFFYPNALEADGVYKSNRGSCTRQAWFDCSCCPTNLIRFIPSIPGLIYSKTKNDLYVNLYASNNASFTIGKTDLQISQQTSYPWDGKVGISVNPKKEAKFTVKLRVPGWARNEVLPGDLYTYKKVSTQKPTISINGETLAIQPEKGYFNVTRNWKKGDKIALNFPMEVQEVETNSKVETNKNKVSLEYGPLVYAVEEIDNKNNFDKIDISSSDTFKVRKEANLLQGVNVIENSKFKAIPYYSWSNRGVGKMKVWIDFKD; from the coding sequence ATGAAGAAATACAATTTACCAATTTTACCAATTTTCATATCACTTCTGATTTTAGTTTCCTGCAAAGAGACCAAAAACGATGTGGTGCAGAATAAAACATCTGTTTTAAAAGCAGGTTACGAAATAGAGCCAGTTAACATTCAAAATGTAAAACTGACCGATTCTTTTTGGCTTCCAATTATCAAAAGAGTGCAGGAAGTGACAATCGAATATGCGATTAAGAAATGTGATGAAGAAGGACGTTTTGAAAACTTTTTAATTGCTGGAAAACAAAAAGCTGGAAAAGTGAGAGGCGATATGCCTTTTGATGATACCGATGTTTATAAAATCATAGAAGGAGCATCAAATACTTTAATCAGTGCACCAAATCCGAAATTGGAAAGAGTTTTAGATTCGATGATTGCCATTGTAAAAATTGGTCAGGAACCAGACGGATATATTACCACTTGGAGAACGATAAATCCTGCAAAACCACCAGCACCTTGGGTTCCTGTAATTGAAGGAAAACGTTGGGAATCTTTGCAGATTAGTCATGAATTGTATAATCCAGGGCATTTAATTGAAGCGGCGATTGTGCATTACGAAGCAACAGGAAAGACCAATTTTCTTGACATTGCTATAAAAGCTGCCGATATGCTGGTACGAACTTTTGGAGATAATCCAGGACAGGTAAAAGGAGTTCCAGGACATCAGATTGTAGAAACGGGCTTAATAAAATTATACCAGATTACAGGAAAAGAAGATTATCTGAAATTGGCGAAATACTATTTGGACAATCGCGGCAATCCAAACAATCATAAATTATACGGAGAATATGCACAGGATCATATTCCTGTAATTCAGCAAAATGAAGCAGTCGGGCATGCTGTTCGTGCCGTTTATATGTATGCAGGAATGACTGATATTGTTGCCATGACCAAAGATAAAGCGTATGAAAATGCCGTAAATAATTTATGGAACAATATGGTCAATAAAAAAATGTACATCACAGGCGGAATCGGATCAAGACATGACGGCGAAGCTTTTGGAGCAAACTACGAATTGCCAAATCTAACTGCTTACAACGAAACTTGTGCTGCAATTGGTGATGTATATTGGAATCACAGATTGCATAATTTATACGGAAAAGCACAATATTTTGATGTGATCGAAAGAACCATGTACAACGGATTAATTTCGGGTATTTCGCTTGACGGAAAACAATTTTTTTATCCAAATGCCTTAGAAGCAGATGGTGTTTACAAATCAAATAGAGGTTCTTGCACGCGTCAGGCTTGGTTTGATTGTTCTTGCTGTCCGACTAATTTAATTCGTTTTATTCCATCAATTCCGGGATTGATTTATTCGAAAACTAAAAACGATTTATATGTGAATTTATATGCTTCAAACAACGCTTCTTTCACAATAGGAAAAACCGATTTACAGATTTCGCAACAGACTTCTTACCCTTGGGACGGAAAAGTGGGAATTTCAGTTAATCCGAAAAAAGAAGCCAAATTCACTGTTAAACTTCGTGTTCCGGGTTGGGCAAGAAACGAGGTTTTACCGGGAGATTTATATACATATAAAAAAGTTTCAACTCAAAAACCAACTATCAGCATAAACGGAGAAACATTGGCAATTCAGCCTGAAAAAGGCTATTTCAATGTTACCAGAAACTGGAAAAAAGGAGACAAAATCGCTCTCAATTTCCCGATGGAAGTTCAGGAAGTTGAAACCAATTCTAAAGTAGAGACAAACAAAAACAAAGTTTCTTTAGAATATGGTCCATTAGTATATGCAGTTGAAGAAATTGATAATAAAAACAATTTCGATAAGATCGATATTTCATCTTCGGACACTTTCAAAGTGAGAAAAGAAGCAAACTTATTACAAGGCGTAAATGTAATCGAAAATTCAAAATTCAAAGCCATTCCCTATTATTCATGGTCAAACCGTGGCGTTGGAAAAATGAAAGTGTGGATTGATTTTAAAGACTGA
- a CDS encoding arabinan endo-1,5-alpha-L-arabinosidase, with protein MKKSNFILQTVSYIGLLVVTLIVISCSKDDPAVETPDPDPVVTPPVVTPTFAGPTYADNYTAFASWASRSQWNLANVHDPSVEKSGEYYYMYQTDASYGNAHDGNGHFFYRRSKDLINWEFMGPSMLQAPAWVKDSLNNKRARMSPALPPIENPNYGFWAPCVRKVGNVFRMYYSIVVTNPITGTDTNTSWTERAFIGLAETTDLASNNWVDKGMVVCSEPDGVKSYVRNGGNDWDAYFKFNAIDPSFIETPEGEQYLIYGSWHSGIAALKLNPTTGKPDKLKTIDDYGVRIAGRGNVNLNRWQALEGPEIIYNPDTQYYYLFLAYDELSVAYNTRVARSKNILGPYVTNTGMSITNGAECFPLITHPYQFKNHTGWVGFAHCAVFQNPETKQWFYASQARLPEGVAGIAVSNAVMMGHVHGIQWTEDGWPVIEPERYAGVPTTTFAEGNLVGTWEQITMNYQYKTMQKSVTIYLTADKKVSGDITGTWSYDPAKKIATINGVKCNVIDAWDWESATRKVTLSYTGINSAGLAVWGKKIN; from the coding sequence ATGAAAAAATCAAATTTCATTCTCCAAACCGTTTCATACATTGGACTTTTAGTTGTGACGCTTATTGTGATAAGCTGTTCCAAAGATGATCCAGCGGTAGAAACGCCAGATCCAGATCCTGTGGTGACACCTCCGGTGGTAACGCCAACATTTGCAGGGCCAACTTATGCAGATAATTATACTGCATTTGCAAGCTGGGCCAGTAGATCACAATGGAATCTGGCAAACGTACACGATCCGTCAGTCGAAAAATCGGGAGAATACTATTATATGTATCAAACCGATGCTTCGTATGGAAATGCGCATGATGGCAACGGACATTTTTTCTACAGAAGATCAAAAGATTTAATCAATTGGGAATTTATGGGACCTTCAATGCTTCAGGCTCCGGCTTGGGTAAAAGATTCTTTAAATAATAAAAGAGCCAGAATGAGTCCAGCACTTCCTCCGATAGAAAATCCAAATTATGGATTTTGGGCGCCATGCGTTCGAAAAGTAGGGAATGTTTTCAGAATGTATTACAGCATTGTGGTTACCAATCCAATTACAGGAACAGACACCAATACTTCTTGGACAGAACGTGCTTTTATTGGTTTGGCTGAAACAACAGATTTGGCTTCTAATAATTGGGTTGATAAAGGAATGGTAGTCTGTTCTGAACCAGACGGCGTAAAAAGTTATGTTAGAAACGGAGGAAACGATTGGGATGCTTATTTTAAATTCAACGCCATTGATCCGAGTTTTATTGAAACCCCAGAAGGCGAACAATATTTAATTTATGGTTCTTGGCATTCTGGGATCGCGGCTTTAAAACTAAATCCGACAACAGGAAAACCAGATAAATTAAAAACAATCGACGATTACGGAGTTCGAATTGCAGGACGAGGAAACGTAAATTTAAATCGCTGGCAAGCACTTGAGGGACCAGAAATTATCTACAATCCCGATACTCAATATTATTATCTGTTTTTGGCTTATGACGAATTATCGGTTGCTTATAACACGCGTGTAGCTCGTTCTAAAAATATTCTGGGTCCTTATGTAACCAATACTGGAATGAGTATAACAAACGGTGCAGAATGTTTTCCGTTGATAACGCATCCGTATCAATTTAAAAATCATACAGGTTGGGTTGGATTTGCGCACTGCGCTGTTTTTCAAAATCCAGAAACAAAACAATGGTTTTATGCTTCGCAGGCCCGTTTGCCAGAAGGAGTTGCGGGAATTGCGGTTTCAAATGCAGTCATGATGGGACATGTGCACGGAATTCAATGGACAGAAGACGGCTGGCCTGTAATAGAACCAGAACGTTATGCTGGAGTACCAACAACCACTTTTGCAGAAGGAAATCTGGTAGGAACTTGGGAACAAATTACCATGAATTACCAATACAAAACCATGCAGAAATCGGTTACGATTTATTTAACGGCCGACAAAAAAGTAAGTGGCGATATAACGGGAACTTGGTCTTACGATCCTGCCAAAAAAATCGCGACCATAAACGGAGTTAAATGTAATGTAATTGATGCATGGGATTGGGAATCGGCAACCAGAAAAGTGACTTTAAGTTACACCGGAATCAATAGTGCGGGCTTGGCTGTTTGGGGTAAAAAGATAAATTAG
- a CDS encoding alpha-N-arabinofuranosidase — MKKALLITILISFCSQLNFAQTTITIKNTADAPTIDKNIYGHFAEHLGRCIYGGFFVGDTSKIPNTKGVRNDIIAALKDLKIPNLRWPGGCFADTYHWKDGIGPQEQRPTIVNKWWGGVTEDNSFGTHDFLNMCELLGAEPYLSGNVGSGTVQELADWVQYTNFSGKSPMSDLRAKNGRKEPWKVKYWGIGNEAWGCGGNMTAEYYAGEYRKYATFMSDWENTGGITRIASGSNSADYNWTEVLMKGIPLNMLGGVGVHHYAVIDWGKKGDDRNFTEEGYFKTIQSALKMEELVTKHSAIMDKYDPEKKVAMIVDEWGGWYEVEKGTNPGFLYQQNTMRDAVLAGATLNIFNNHADRVRMANLAQCVNVLQAVILTDKAKMIVTPTYHVMKMYSVHQDAKLLPVSFESPSYTFNGEKLPAVSVSASKDKNGAVHISLVNVDAKNKNKIEIDVKDLGVKNFTGTVITSAKLQDYNSFENPNKIVPTAFKGFENKKGKLEITIPPFSVVVLEGK, encoded by the coding sequence ATGAAAAAAGCACTTTTAATTACAATTCTTATTTCGTTTTGCAGTCAGCTGAATTTTGCGCAGACCACAATTACCATTAAAAATACGGCCGATGCGCCAACAATTGACAAAAATATTTACGGTCATTTTGCAGAGCATTTAGGTCGTTGTATTTACGGAGGATTTTTTGTTGGAGATACTTCGAAAATTCCAAATACAAAAGGAGTAAGAAATGATATTATTGCAGCTTTAAAAGATTTGAAAATTCCAAATTTAAGATGGCCAGGAGGCTGTTTCGCTGATACTTACCACTGGAAAGATGGAATCGGACCACAAGAACAAAGACCAACTATTGTAAACAAATGGTGGGGCGGTGTTACAGAAGACAACAGTTTTGGAACTCATGATTTCCTTAACATGTGTGAACTTTTAGGTGCGGAACCTTATTTATCTGGAAACGTAGGAAGCGGAACGGTTCAGGAATTGGCAGACTGGGTTCAGTATACGAACTTCAGCGGTAAAAGTCCGATGAGTGATTTACGTGCTAAAAATGGAAGAAAAGAACCTTGGAAAGTAAAATACTGGGGAATTGGAAATGAAGCTTGGGGATGTGGAGGAAATATGACGGCAGAATATTATGCAGGAGAATATCGTAAATATGCGACTTTCATGTCAGACTGGGAAAATACTGGAGGAATCACAAGAATTGCTTCTGGATCAAACAGTGCAGATTATAATTGGACAGAAGTTTTAATGAAAGGTATTCCGCTGAATATGTTAGGCGGAGTTGGAGTGCACCATTACGCTGTTATTGATTGGGGTAAAAAAGGAGACGACAGAAATTTTACTGAAGAAGGTTATTTCAAAACCATACAGTCAGCTTTAAAAATGGAAGAATTGGTTACCAAGCATTCCGCTATTATGGACAAGTACGATCCTGAGAAAAAAGTAGCCATGATTGTTGACGAATGGGGAGGCTGGTATGAAGTAGAAAAAGGAACTAATCCTGGATTTTTATATCAGCAAAATACAATGCGTGATGCAGTTTTAGCAGGAGCAACGCTGAATATTTTCAATAATCATGCAGATCGTGTTCGTATGGCCAATTTAGCGCAATGTGTGAATGTTTTACAAGCCGTAATCCTTACCGATAAAGCAAAAATGATTGTAACGCCAACCTATCATGTAATGAAAATGTACAGCGTGCATCAAGATGCAAAATTATTGCCAGTAAGTTTCGAATCACCATCATATACTTTTAATGGAGAAAAACTTCCTGCGGTTTCAGTGTCAGCATCCAAAGATAAAAACGGAGCGGTTCATATCTCATTGGTGAATGTGGATGCAAAAAACAAAAACAAAATTGAAATTGATGTAAAAGATTTAGGCGTGAAAAACTTCACAGGAACGGTTATAACATCGGCTAAATTGCAAGATTACAATTCATTCGAAAATCCGAATAAAATTGTTCCGACAGCTTTTAAAGGTTTCGAAAATAAAAAAGGAAAACTGGAAATCACGATTCCTCCTTTCTCAGTAGTTGTTTTAGAGGGAAAATAA
- a CDS encoding arabinan endo-1,5-alpha-L-arabinosidase — protein sequence MVYKNIKYTISAFLMFTVSAVMAQEIVVHDPVAIKQKDTYYLYCTGNGISVFSSKDLKKWNKEPQIFAEKPVWANGVAADFKNHIWAPDISFHNGTYYLYYSVSAFAKNTSAIGVATNTTLDPKDKNYKWVDHGIVIQSQPNRDMWNAIDPNLVFDENNTPWLSFGSFWEGLKLVKLNPDLKSIAEPQEWHTIAKRKRSFELADSDPGDGALEAPFIFKKNGYYYQFLSWDLCCRGEKSTYKVVVGRAKNVTGPYLDKDGKQLDQGGGSLVVQGDENYFGVGHNSAYTFDGKDYMFYHAYEKKTNGKPRLVVKEIQWDTDLWPVLK from the coding sequence ATGGTTTATAAAAATATAAAATATACAATTTCGGCTTTTCTGATGTTTACCGTTTCTGCGGTTATGGCGCAGGAAATTGTTGTACACGATCCTGTTGCTATCAAACAAAAAGATACCTATTATTTGTACTGCACAGGCAACGGAATCAGTGTTTTTAGTTCCAAAGATTTAAAAAAATGGAACAAAGAACCACAGATTTTTGCAGAAAAACCAGTTTGGGCTAATGGCGTTGCAGCTGATTTTAAAAATCATATTTGGGCGCCAGATATTTCATTCCACAACGGTACATATTATTTGTATTATTCTGTTTCGGCTTTCGCTAAAAACACTTCGGCAATTGGCGTTGCAACCAATACGACTTTAGATCCAAAAGATAAAAATTACAAATGGGTCGATCACGGTATTGTAATTCAATCTCAACCCAATCGAGACATGTGGAATGCCATTGACCCGAATTTGGTTTTTGATGAGAATAATACGCCTTGGCTTTCATTTGGTTCTTTTTGGGAAGGATTAAAATTGGTAAAATTAAATCCCGATTTAAAATCAATTGCAGAACCTCAAGAATGGCATACGATTGCAAAACGCAAAAGAAGTTTCGAATTAGCAGATTCAGATCCGGGAGACGGTGCGCTTGAAGCTCCTTTTATCTTTAAGAAAAACGGTTATTATTATCAATTTCTTTCTTGGGATTTATGCTGTCGCGGAGAAAAAAGCACTTACAAAGTGGTTGTTGGAAGAGCTAAAAATGTAACAGGACCCTATTTGGATAAAGATGGAAAACAACTCGATCAAGGTGGAGGAAGTTTAGTTGTTCAAGGTGATGAAAATTACTTTGGAGTAGGGCATAATAGCGCTTACACTTTTGACGGAAAGGACTATATGTTTTACCATGCTTATGAAAAGAAAACGAATGGAAAGCCAAGATTAGTGGTTAAAGAAATACAATGGGATACTGATTTGTGGCCTGTTTTAAAATAA
- a CDS encoding arabinan endo-1,5-alpha-L-arabinosidase gives MKTITSLVLLAILFGSCQNEDIVLTEEVATVVNAQDSQVTNSTAKTVSGNVPSHDPSTIVKSGVNYYVFTTGDNIPVTYSTNLTSWAWGTSVFSSTPSWITGYVPGFVKTFWAPDVAWFNNRWNMYYSCSTFGSATSAIGLVTTPAISQSAGTTWTDRGVVVSSSSASDVNAIDPSILVDGSNVYMAYGSWHAGIGVIQINPSTGKTTGSRTIVAGGNSASWEAPCLIKEGSYYYLFVNRGTCCNGVNSTYYIVVGRSTSPFGPFVDKNGVSLKSGGGTTVLASQGNYIGPGHLSRITGTQKGAVHYYDGADNGNPKLEIVYFTWSSGWPTLSY, from the coding sequence ATGAAAACAATTACAAGTTTGGTTTTATTAGCGATATTATTTGGGAGTTGTCAAAATGAAGATATTGTCCTAACAGAAGAAGTAGCAACAGTTGTTAATGCTCAGGATTCACAGGTTACCAATTCAACAGCTAAAACAGTCAGCGGAAATGTGCCATCGCATGATCCAAGTACAATTGTAAAAAGTGGTGTTAATTATTATGTTTTTACTACAGGAGATAATATACCAGTAACATATTCTACAAATTTAACCAGCTGGGCATGGGGAACATCGGTGTTTTCATCAACGCCAAGTTGGATTACAGGATATGTTCCAGGATTCGTTAAAACCTTTTGGGCACCAGATGTTGCTTGGTTTAATAACAGGTGGAATATGTATTATTCCTGTTCGACATTTGGGTCAGCAACATCAGCTATTGGATTGGTTACAACACCAGCCATTTCGCAAAGTGCAGGAACAACATGGACAGATAGAGGTGTTGTCGTTTCTTCTTCATCAGCATCAGATGTTAATGCAATCGATCCGTCAATTTTAGTAGACGGAAGCAATGTCTATATGGCTTATGGTTCATGGCACGCAGGTATTGGCGTAATTCAAATTAATCCTTCGACAGGAAAAACAACAGGAAGCAGAACCATTGTTGCGGGTGGAAACAGCGCATCTTGGGAAGCTCCTTGTTTAATTAAAGAAGGAAGTTATTATTACTTATTTGTAAACCGAGGAACTTGCTGCAATGGAGTGAACAGCACCTATTATATTGTAGTTGGACGTTCTACAAGTCCGTTTGGACCTTTTGTGGATAAAAACGGAGTGTCTCTAAAAAGCGGCGGCGGAACGACCGTTTTGGCCTCACAAGGAAATTATATCGGTCCAGGGCATTTGTCCAGAATTACAGGAACTCAAAAAGGAGCTGTTCATTATTATGACGGAGCCGACAACGGAAATCCAAAACTTGAAATTGTATACTTTACTTGGTCATCAGGATGGCCGACACTTTCTTATTAA
- a CDS encoding glycoside hydrolase family 43 protein has product MKNLFINLSVLLLSIAATAQSVKFNNPIITDKYTGDPAALVYKDKVYLYAGHDEAPNDFNFYKMNEWLVYSSSDMKKWESHPVPLKVTDFKWAKSDAWASQVIERNGKFYWYVTVEHETVSGKSIGVAVADNPLGPFKDALGKALITNDMTKFSDISWDDIDPTVFIDTDGQAYLFWGNTACHYAKLKENMTEIDGEIHHIKLPNFTEAPWIHKHNDWYYLSYAYEFPEKIAYAMSKSITGPWEFKGILNELAGNSNTNHQSIIDFKGQSYFIYHNGASKPNGGSFRRSVCVDKLFYNKDGTMKRVVMTSEGIQ; this is encoded by the coding sequence ATGAAAAATCTATTTATAAACCTTTCTGTTTTGCTTTTATCGATTGCAGCAACTGCTCAATCGGTAAAATTCAACAACCCTATTATTACAGATAAGTATACAGGAGACCCTGCAGCATTGGTTTACAAAGACAAAGTGTATTTGTATGCAGGTCATGACGAAGCGCCAAACGATTTTAATTTTTATAAAATGAATGAGTGGCTGGTGTATTCTTCTTCTGACATGAAAAAATGGGAGTCCCATCCAGTGCCATTAAAAGTAACCGATTTTAAATGGGCAAAAAGTGATGCATGGGCTTCACAGGTAATAGAAAGAAACGGCAAATTTTATTGGTACGTAACGGTTGAACATGAAACTGTTTCAGGAAAATCGATTGGAGTTGCTGTTGCAGATAATCCGCTGGGGCCCTTTAAAGATGCATTAGGAAAAGCATTAATCACCAACGATATGACCAAATTTAGCGATATAAGCTGGGATGATATTGATCCAACGGTTTTTATCGATACTGATGGACAAGCATACCTTTTTTGGGGAAATACAGCTTGTCATTACGCTAAATTAAAAGAAAACATGACCGAAATAGACGGCGAAATTCATCACATAAAACTGCCAAATTTCACCGAAGCACCATGGATTCACAAACATAACGACTGGTACTATTTGTCATACGCTTATGAGTTTCCAGAAAAAATTGCCTACGCCATGAGCAAATCCATTACAGGGCCTTGGGAGTTTAAAGGAATTTTGAATGAATTAGCAGGAAACAGCAACACCAACCATCAATCCATAATTGATTTTAAAGGGCAATCTTATTTCATTTATCACAACGGAGCATCAAAACCAAACGGAGGAAGTTTTAGAAGATCTGTCTGTGTTGACAAATTATTTTATAACAAAGACGGAACAATGAAACGTGTCGTAATGACATCTGAAGGAATTCAATAG
- a CDS encoding family 43 glycosylhydrolase — MQTNILKNWALLAVVFVSVSSCTDKKAEKELSKKEVTTTKTTLTNKPIVLQRADPFIYKHTDGYYYFTGSVPTYDAIELRRAKSIDELQNAETFRVWEKHKSGPMSRHVWAPEIHYLDGKWYVYFAASEENDIWKLRPYVLECTGQDPLHDKWIELGQMQAADADPKSFTDFSLDGTVFEHKNKRYFCWAEKTGGQFAASNLYLAEMESPVKLKTVQFMLTTPDYDWERIGFWVNEGPAVLKHNGKIYITFSASATGSCYSMGMMEADENADLLDRNSWKKSRYPVLKTNEAKHIYGPGHNSFTVDENGEPLVIYHARDYEKAVGDPKVVPATDKRPLKEIIADPLYDPNRHARMMKLKFDKNGTPIFEFN; from the coding sequence ATGCAAACAAACATATTAAAAAATTGGGCACTTTTAGCCGTTGTTTTTGTAAGTGTTTCTTCCTGTACTGATAAAAAAGCAGAAAAAGAGCTGTCTAAAAAAGAAGTGACTACTACAAAAACAACCTTAACCAACAAACCTATAGTGTTGCAAAGAGCAGATCCTTTTATCTACAAGCATACAGATGGGTATTACTATTTTACAGGATCGGTACCAACCTACGACGCTATAGAGTTAAGACGTGCAAAGTCTATTGATGAACTTCAAAATGCCGAAACCTTTAGAGTATGGGAAAAACATAAAAGCGGACCAATGAGCCGTCATGTTTGGGCTCCTGAAATTCATTATTTAGATGGAAAATGGTATGTGTATTTTGCAGCAAGCGAAGAAAATGATATTTGGAAATTAAGACCTTATGTCTTGGAATGTACAGGTCAAGATCCTCTGCATGATAAGTGGATCGAATTGGGGCAAATGCAGGCAGCTGACGCAGATCCAAAAAGCTTTACCGATTTTTCTCTGGACGGAACGGTATTCGAACATAAAAATAAACGCTATTTCTGTTGGGCAGAAAAAACAGGCGGGCAGTTCGCAGCTTCTAATTTGTATTTAGCCGAAATGGAATCTCCTGTAAAACTAAAAACTGTTCAATTCATGCTAACGACTCCAGATTATGATTGGGAACGCATAGGTTTTTGGGTAAATGAAGGTCCTGCAGTTCTTAAACACAATGGGAAAATTTACATTACTTTTTCGGCAAGTGCTACCGGTTCTTGTTACAGTATGGGAATGATGGAAGCAGATGAAAATGCTGATTTACTGGATAGAAATTCTTGGAAAAAATCTAGATATCCAGTCTTGAAAACCAATGAAGCAAAACATATTTATGGGCCAGGGCATAACTCATTTACAGTAGATGAAAACGGAGAACCATTAGTAATTTATCATGCAAGGGATTACGAAAAAGCCGTTGGTGATCCAAAAGTTGTGCCTGCGACAGATAAAAGACCGTTGAAAGAAATTATTGCAGATCCGTTATATGATCCTAATCGTCATGCGAGAATGATGAAATTAAAATTTGATAAAAACGGTACACCAATATTCGAATTTAACTAA